The Pseudonocardia broussonetiae DNA segment TGGGTCGCGGCGGGCGGCGGGTACGCGCTGGTGTCGCTGCGCGGCGGCGGCGAGGAGGGCGAGGACTGGCACCGCGCCGGCAACCGCGGCCACAAGCAGAACGTCTTCGACGACCTGCACGCCGCCGCCGGGGCGCTGGTCGCCGCCGGCGACACCACGCCCGCCCAGCTGTCGATCATGGGCGGGTCCAACGGCGGCCTGCTCGTGGGCGCCGCGCTCGTCCAGCGCCCCGACCTCTACGCCGCGGTCGTCTGCTCCGCCCCGCTGCTGGACATGGTGCGCTACGAGGAGTTCTCGCTCGGGCGCACCTGGAACGAGGAGTACGGCACGGCCGACGACCCGACGGAGCTGGGCTGGCTGCTGTCCTACTCGCCCTACCACCACGTCACCGACGGCGTCGACTACCCGGCGACGCTGTTCACCGTGTTCGAGTCCGACACGCGTGTCGACCCCCTGCACGCCCGCAAGATGTGCGCGGCCCTGCAGCACGCCACGGTCGGCGGGGCCCCGATCCTGCTGCGCCGCGAGACCGACGTGGGCCACGGCGCCCGCTCGGTCTCCCGCACCGTCGGCCTCGCCGCCGACCAGCTCGCGTTCCTGGCCGCGCACACCGGTTTGGAGATCTCATCGTGAACGACCTGCTCCCCGAACAGCCCGCCTGCGCCTCGGAGGCCGGCACCTGGTGCGCCCGCTTCTACCAGTGGACCAACAACGACTTCCTGGCGCGCTCGGCCGACGCGATCGTCGGCACCACCATGAAGATCGCCCTGATCCTCGTGCTGGCGATCCTCGCCCGGTACCTGCTGCACCGGCTGGTCTCGCGCGTCGTCGACGGCGCGGCCAACGCCCGGCTCCCCCGCCGCGCCTCCGCGGCGGCCGCCGCGGCCGCGCCGGTGCGGCGCGCCCAGCGCGCCCGCACCATCGGCTCGGTGCTGCGCTCGATCATCTCGGTGATCGTCCTGACGATCGCCGCGATCATGGTGCTGTCCGAGTTCGGCGTGAACCTCGGCCCGATCCTCGCCTCGGCCGGCATCGTCGGCGTGGCGGTCGGCTTCGGTGCGCAGAACCTCGTCCGGGACTTCCTGTCCGGCATGTTCATGCTCATGGAGGACCAGTACGGCGTGGGCGACATCGTCGACCTCGGCGAGGCCAGCGGCACCGTCGAGGCGGTCGGCCTGCGGATCACGACGCTGCGCGACGTCAACGGCACCGTCTGGTACGTCCGCAACGGCGAGATCCTGCGCGTGGGCAACAAGAGCCAGGGCTTCGCCGTCGCCGTCGTCGACATCCCGGTGGCGCACAGCGCCGACATCGTCGACGCGACCGCGCTGATCGGCACCGTCGCCTCCGAGCGCGTCGCGCAGGAGGACGTCGCCCCGCACGTCCTGGAGCCCGTCGAGGTGCTGGGCGTGGAGCGCGTCGGCCCGGAGGGCGTCACGCTGCGGCTCACCGTCAAGGTCGCCCCCGGCAAGCAGTGGCTGGTGCAGCGCGCGCTCAACGCCGCCCTCACCGACGCCTTCGACGACGCCCACGTCCCGCGCCCGGGCCTGCTCCCCGCCCTCCCGCCCGCGGGCCCGCCCCTCGCCAAGTGACGCCGCAGGGGATGATGGAGCCGTGAGCGATCCGCAGAACTTCTACGCCGAGGTGGGCGGCGCGCCCGTCTTCGACAAGCTCGTCTCCCGGTTCTACGAGGAGGTGGCCGCCGACGAGGTGCTGCGGCCGCTGTACCCGGAGGAGGACCTCGGCCCGGCCGAGGTGCGGCTGCGGATGTTCCTGGAGCAGTACTGGGGCGGTCCGCGCACCTACTCCGACCAGCGCGGGCACCCCCGCCTGCGCATGCGGCACAACCCGTTCAAGGTCGGCCCGATCGAGCGCGACGCGTGGCTGCGCTGCATGCGCATCGCCGTCGACGAGGCCGGGTTCGACGACGCCCACCGCGAGCAGATCTGGCAGTACATGACCTACGCCGCGGCGAGCATGCAGAACTCCGACTTCTGACGCCCTACTCGTCGGGGTCGGCGAGCTCCACCGTCGGCCCGTAGTGCCCGCGCCACGCGGCCAGCGTGCCGGACGTGCCGTCGGTGAAGGCGAGCCGGCGCAGCGTCACGGCCACGGCGGCGCGGCTGGCCGGGTCACCGGGCAGGTCGATCGTCTCGGGCCCGCGCATCTCCCGCACCGCGTCGACGACGTCGGCCACGACCACGCCCAGCACCGGGTCGCCGTGCTCGTCGAGGAGCCGGCGGAACGCGGCGTCGCGCTCGGCGTCGAAGGGCAGGGGCGCGCCGTCGGGCTCCGCCGCCGGGTGGGCCGGGTGCAGCCGCAGCACCGGGACCCAGCCGTCGGGCACCGGCACGTGCGTGGCCGGCCCCCGCTCCTGCCGCACCTGCGACGGGCGCAGCCGCAGCCCGGTGCCGCCGCCGGGCGCGGTGATCTCCATGCGTCCCGCCGCCGTCACGACCAGGACGTCGGGTGCCACGCCGGTCAACTGCCCGAGCAGGCCGCCGGTGACGGCGTCGCGCCCGACGGCACCGCGGAGCACCGCGAGGGCGTCCGGGTCGGCGGTGCGCACCAGCACGTCCGCGGCGGGCGCGCCGAGGCCGAGGTCGAACAGGACGCCGGAGAGGTCGGCCGGGCGCAGGGCGCCGTCGTCGGGCCCGAGCTCGGTGACGACGCGGCGGGCCTCGCGCCGGGCGGTCTCCTCCGGCACGCAGAACGCGACGGCGTGGTGCCAGCGCAGGGGGTCGCGCGCCGAGGGCGTCTCGTAGGCGATCGCCACGGCGTCGTCGGGCAGCACGATCCGCAGCCCGCCGCGCGGGGTGACCACGCTGTTGGGGCCGCGCTGCGCGGCCTCCCCGGGCAGCCGCGCCAGCCGGGCCAGCGCGCCGGGCGCCCCCGCCGACCACGACGACGTCTCAAGCGCGAGGTGCTCCTCGACCAGGACCCGGACGGGGCCGAGTGCGGGGTCCGTCGACCGGTCCATCGGCAGAGCGTGTCACGCCTCACACGCTCCGTCGAGGTGGGTCTCGATGTGCGACGCCCGGTGCGGCCCATCGGGGGACGCGTACTACGCGCGGTGACCAACTCCCCCCGCCATCCGGGAACGAAGCCTGGCAGGATCTGCCCGTGCAGTGGTGGCGCGAGGCGGTGGTCTACCGGGTCTACGTGCGCAGCTTCACCGACAGCGACGGTGACGGCATCGGCGACCTGGAGGGGATCCGCGCCCGCCTCGGCTACCTGGAGCTGCTGGGCGTCGACGCGCTGTCGCTGGCGCCGTTCTACCCGTCGCCGATGGCCGACCACGGCTACGACGTCGCCGACCCCCGTGACGTCGACCCCGTGTACGGCGACCTCGCCGTCTTCGACGCCCTCGTCACCGACGCCCACGAGCACGGTCTGAAGATCATCGTCGACCTGGTGCCCAACCACACCTCGGTCGAGCACGAGTGGTTCCGCGCCGCCCGCACGTCGAAGCCGGGCAGTCCCGAGCGCGAGCGCTTCCACTTCCGCCCCGGCCGCGG contains these protein-coding regions:
- a CDS encoding mechanosensitive ion channel family protein, coding for MNDLLPEQPACASEAGTWCARFYQWTNNDFLARSADAIVGTTMKIALILVLAILARYLLHRLVSRVVDGAANARLPRRASAAAAAAAPVRRAQRARTIGSVLRSIISVIVLTIAAIMVLSEFGVNLGPILASAGIVGVAVGFGAQNLVRDFLSGMFMLMEDQYGVGDIVDLGEASGTVEAVGLRITTLRDVNGTVWYVRNGEILRVGNKSQGFAVAVVDIPVAHSADIVDATALIGTVASERVAQEDVAPHVLEPVEVLGVERVGPEGVTLRLTVKVAPGKQWLVQRALNAALTDAFDDAHVPRPGLLPALPPAGPPLAK
- a CDS encoding globin, whose amino-acid sequence is MSDPQNFYAEVGGAPVFDKLVSRFYEEVAADEVLRPLYPEEDLGPAEVRLRMFLEQYWGGPRTYSDQRGHPRLRMRHNPFKVGPIERDAWLRCMRIAVDEAGFDDAHREQIWQYMTYAAASMQNSDF
- a CDS encoding DUF6925 family protein; translated protein: MDRSTDPALGPVRVLVEEHLALETSSWSAGAPGALARLARLPGEAAQRGPNSVVTPRGGLRIVLPDDAVAIAYETPSARDPLRWHHAVAFCVPEETARREARRVVTELGPDDGALRPADLSGVLFDLGLGAPAADVLVRTADPDALAVLRGAVGRDAVTGGLLGQLTGVAPDVLVVTAAGRMEITAPGGGTGLRLRPSQVRQERGPATHVPVPDGWVPVLRLHPAHPAAEPDGAPLPFDAERDAAFRRLLDEHGDPVLGVVVADVVDAVREMRGPETIDLPGDPASRAAVAVTLRRLAFTDGTSGTLAAWRGHYGPTVELADPDE